TGGTGCTGGAGCAAATTCTCTCACCGCGCACCATTTCAAGCCGGGGTTTGTTTTCGTGTTGCTTTACTTTTTGACACCGAACTATGGTTAAGGAACGCGCTTACCCGACCTACATTACTATTACGGAGCGATTTCTTACCGGTTTTCAACTACGAACAGTGTACCGCTTAAAGTTCATGGTTTCGCGAAATCGCTACGACATTTTGTAGACCCTTGTCAACTAGTGCACAACCGAATACGACTAGTACCCGAGCGGAATTCTCCCCGGGGGAGAGGTCACAAAGCTGGACACACAAACCGCACGAAGTTGTATGTAAAATATATGAAAACTAATTAGTGCCCTCCCGTAAAGAGCACCGAAACTACCTTCGCTGATGGGTCCCGAAGAACCACCGTTACCCGGCCTTGGCGCAGCACTTCTCGGAAGATcacggcaaacaaaacaatccgcACCGAAATCGAGTCCGTCCAGAGTGGCAGTTGTCGTAGAAATGCGATCAAAAGCGTACTAAAACATCCTGCAGCACCGTCAAGTCGGCTAAACTTGGAACCAGTGTGTCTGAACGTAGAAGATCAGCCTCAAAGGGGCAAGCTGTATATAAATCTGGTTTGATGGTCGATTCTGGTTGACATTTTGAAGTGTTGAAAATGTCGTTGCAACGGGGATTGCCAGTGAAGAATgagttaaaattataatactGATTAGATGCGTAAGCCGGCTAGCCTGGGGGCGCGAGCTAAGCAAAATGATGGCGCTACTTTAGAATAAAAACCTGCTTTAGGGGCGTATGTAGAAAACGAGTGCAccagtttttttaatgctatcGAAGGTGTAACAGGTAACTCCAATATGCATCATACATGAAGCAGTTCTAGTTGGAATGAGGAAGCATGGCAAGTTGAAAACAGACAGAgttgtatttaaattttgtggtACACTACCAGCTGGTAGAAATATCTTTCCTTTATCATGCACCTGTTCATTCGTGAAGAGTGATTGATGAATGACTTTGAAGTGccattatgttttattacaaGGAATAAGACcagaagagaaaagaaagatcCCTATCGAAATGCTAAAGAAGGCAACGTTTTATTGACGAAACCTTTCTTAAAAGGTTGGCAGTTGGCAGATCGAGTTAAACAAGTATTTTACAAGGTcataagaggaaaaaaatgtaatggaAAATGTATAACTGTAGGCGTTTTAATATGCGTTTTGCATACATTGAGGGATATAGGGAGCTTTGACTAAGCACGACACAAGAAATCTCCCGGTTTTGAGACAAATCTCCATGCCACGGAGTTACGGGCCTTTAAGGTAACCGATAATAAGCTGTTAAGCCTGATaacaattagaaaatttctttaagtGTTACAACCACAAATAAGTACACAACTGAGCGTTACATTTTGTGagacatttgttttatttcacagcAAGCGTCGGAGGGGCTTTTGTGTGTCTTTCAATCTTTCACCAACAATCGAAATGAACAATGAAAAACTATTCCCCACGAGTCTCCTCTCACCCacagtgaaacgaaaaaataacgaaatgtCCTTTGCCGCTTCCTCCCCATGCCCTTTTCCGGTAGGAATCTCACTGGTGTATCACTCGCGCAAACGGTTGGCGCACGCACTATTGACCTCCTTGTTCACGAAATCCTTTTTCGACGCTCCTTCATTGCTTCCTTCGTGACTGGCCCAGCAGGATTACAGATGATGGTAAGCGTAAGCATCGTGATAGGCCAACGCGGGGGCAGCATAAGCATAGGCCGCCGGTGCAGCAATGTAGGTCGTCTTGGCGATCGGAGTCGACACAAGTGTCTGCTTTACCGCCGGTGCATAGATCGGTTCGGTGATTTTGGCGGAGTTGTGCACAACGGTGGAGCTCTGGTGCGACACAGCGGTCGGGATGGTCTTAACCAGGCTGCCAACGTGCGCCACGGTCGGTTCCTCGATGATGCTCTTCTGGTAGTAGATCTCTGGCTTAGCGATGTAGGTAGCCGGAGCGTACGCAAACGGGGCGGAGTACGTGAGGGCACCGGGACGAGCGGCAACGACGGCCAGGACAGCGGACAGCACCACCTGAGGAAAGTGATGACGAAATGAAGGTGAGTATGCCGTTTTTAATAACGCTTTGCCTAATAATAACGCTTCATAACGTCGTAACAAACTTACCAACTTCAGCATTTTGATGTGTATGGTTTGTAGATTGTTGTGAGATGCTAAAAAGGGTCGAAGAAGGTCTGTGCTGTTGATCGGCTAGATTCTGACTATGCTTTTCCGAACCGCTCACGGTAGCTTTTATAGTACGCCCGGGCATTCTGCCAGCCCGGGACAGACCAAAAGCCAACCAGGAAAAACGACCTACCAAACAAACGAGATATTGCTGCAAGGAGGGAAAATAACGCATAACTTCTATGCGGCAACAAGTGACGAGCCCTCTGACGAGAACCGGCTGTATAAAGCCGGACCCATAGCGGACAAGTTTCCCGGTAAATGCTTTTGTGTGCGAATGTGTATGTGAGCtgcattttttgtgtatttgtatATCTAAGTACTGTCCATCATGATCATGGCTGGCTAGGCCGGCCGATGACCATCTCGTGGTGGGAAGCGAACGAACTCCCTCAGTTCTGAGTGGTGCATTATTTGCCCGGTGCACCACACCAGGCGTAGGACGGTGGGTGCAATCTCAATCGATCTATATGTTCGCGCGTACATTATCCACGATCGTGTACTTATATGCGCATGTGTTCGCTATGTTAACATATAGAACTCATTTACATCAGGGTGTCCCTTGTTTGCCCCAACTCGATGTCGTTCATTTTCGTACGCTTATTCGGTTGCTTATTCTTGACCAACGGATTTGGCCAGGAAGCCAATCGAGTGAGATCTTTTCGACTCCAACTTACGGGAAGCTGTTCGGTAATAGTTTGACTGTAGACAAACACCGTACAAACACCCACTCAGCGGTTCGTACGACACAAAAGCAACGCAAAAGTGCAATTGCAAGAGCAGTGTAATAAAAAACGCTCGAAAAATCTCCCTCACATCACGGCTGCCCACGAGCAACACGGGCCACATTGCACTGAGTCAGCTTTCGTCACCCGAAAACACGGTGAACCGGTCACGATCCCGGCACAATCGGGCGAACGAGAGTTTGCTGgggctttttatttttagtgtcaatttttcgtttatAATTATGCTCCACCAGAGTAGGGGAGAGAGGTTCCCCATTGCCACAATTGTGGTGCTGGCTTTTGAATATGTTTATCTAGTTTCACAATACACAGTAACCGGACGCTCCGTGTTGATCCGAGTGtgtgtctctctctttctctctatctccaTTTTGCGTGttgcacaaaacaagaaaaacttgCAAATGCTGCAAAAGGAGTTGTAATCGTTTCTTGTGCGGTCGAGGTACGAGGCGGTTTTTTATATGATTTGTTTAACCCTTGCTGCTCTCCTTTTGATCGGAACGTTTCAATTGGTGGTTTCCGTGAAGCGAGCGTCTTCTATATCGTTGCTTCTAGAAGATTATgtgcttttgctttcattttgttcGCGATACTACTGCAGTCAGGAAGATTGCTGCGTACTCTGCGTACACCGATAAAAGTAGAAACTTGCGGTTGATCAACCAATCATGTAGAGAGctagttgtgtgtgtgctcttgTTTAAAGGatggtttctatttttttgttgtgtggtaCACGCAGAAGAAAAATTCTGCAACGTTTCTCACGGCAACAGAACATAAATCCAGTTTAACCGGCTTCTGCAGGATCGAGAGGTTTGTTACAttctgttaaaaaataaaacccgtcCCTCAGGAAGGTTCAAGCTTCAAGACTGAGAACAAAGAAATACTTTTCGAAGCTCGCACAATGAAGAATATTAGTCAGCTTTCCTAAGGAGATCATTCtcatttaaagtatttttttaaaatcttgTTTACGGCTTGCTAATGCAAAGAAAATACATATCAACATGTAGAAATGTCATGTTATAATATATTTCGTCTATAAAATACTTATCATTTCACCTTTCCTGGTCACAGGGTGTCTTGTGAACTTGacctttgggttttttttcactttcattttcgTCAGAGAACAACATCTAGCTGTGTCGCTTATGCTTAACATTCTAAGAATTTGTCGTAAATTTCGATCGAATTCTAAATCTCGTACAGCAAATGTTTTCTGTCGCGTGCTAAAATGTCTTATCTTTATGTACATTAGTGCTTTTGCACTCATGCGAATGAAATAAGAGCAAACAACTAACAACGGGGAcaacttcccttttttttgctagctcAATTCTCGACCGGCATCGCGGTATTAAGTTGTGAATGAAGCGGATTAGACACCGGCACGCGATTGCATAAATGAATGAAGCACAGAACAAAACATCGACTGGTGCCCGAAGGTCATCCGGCGCTAGTCACTCGAACCGTAGCGGGTTAAGATGTGTTTCCAATCGATTTGCTGCTGGTGACCAATTTCGGAAGCACACATTGTGGAAGGTGTCAATACAAAGAAACGCATTTGTTACGCTGCTGCAGTTCGGGTTTTGTGGGGTGCGATAGCCGGACATCGA
The DNA window shown above is from Anopheles funestus chromosome 3RL, idAnoFuneDA-416_04, whole genome shotgun sequence and carries:
- the LOC125770737 gene encoding cuticle protein-like gives rise to the protein MLKLVVLSAVLAVVAARPGALTYSAPFAYAPATYIAKPEIYYQKSIIEEPTVAHVGSLVKTIPTAVSHQSSTVVHNSAKITEPIYAPAVKQTLVSTPIAKTTYIAAPAAYAYAAPALAYHDAYAYHHL